From a single Couchioplanes caeruleus genomic region:
- a CDS encoding sensor histidine kinase produces MQTEEPALTRTRVVRWMQVLTPLMLAWFVWAAATADPGFGPTGKRLTVLLATAVFVAGVFGRNATAELPVRPAHVLAVAAMLAGSVTLVVLQPGGPGSVAVLVAVLCAATRLMPVRIAVPALIAAFVVLEMAASITGQGFGYLAVLAGFAVLFGLMYLAFRLAEAQAETKRLLTELEAGQAAVARAAGLAERQRLAREMHDVLAHSLSGLLLQLEGARMLAAAAPADPRLPVIVDRAHHLARSGLDEARRAIGLLRDDDLPGPDRLAALAEEFTRDHAVPCDFTVSGEPHPLGSQARLALYRVAQEALTNVRRHATPTRVSMRLSYEPAATRLTVEDFADHPPAAPGGTDGYGLTGMRERAELLGGTLVAGSTGRGFRVELAVPA; encoded by the coding sequence GTGCAGACCGAGGAGCCCGCGCTGACCCGCACCCGGGTCGTCCGGTGGATGCAGGTGCTGACACCGCTGATGCTCGCCTGGTTCGTCTGGGCCGCGGCCACCGCGGACCCCGGATTCGGGCCCACCGGCAAGCGGTTGACCGTCCTGCTGGCCACCGCCGTGTTCGTGGCAGGCGTGTTCGGCCGCAACGCGACCGCCGAGCTGCCCGTCCGGCCGGCGCACGTGCTCGCCGTCGCGGCGATGCTGGCCGGCTCGGTGACGCTGGTGGTGCTCCAGCCGGGCGGCCCGGGCTCCGTGGCGGTGCTGGTCGCGGTGCTGTGCGCGGCGACGCGGCTGATGCCCGTACGCATAGCCGTCCCCGCCCTGATCGCCGCGTTCGTCGTGCTCGAGATGGCGGCTTCGATCACCGGGCAGGGCTTCGGGTACCTGGCCGTGCTCGCCGGCTTCGCCGTCCTCTTCGGACTGATGTACCTGGCGTTCCGGCTGGCCGAGGCGCAGGCCGAGACCAAGCGCCTGCTCACCGAGCTCGAAGCCGGCCAGGCGGCGGTGGCGCGGGCCGCCGGGCTGGCCGAGCGCCAGCGGCTGGCCCGGGAGATGCACGACGTGCTCGCCCACTCCCTGTCCGGGCTGCTGCTGCAGTTGGAGGGCGCCCGCATGCTGGCCGCCGCGGCCCCGGCCGACCCGCGCCTGCCCGTGATCGTCGACCGCGCCCACCACCTCGCCCGCAGCGGCCTCGACGAGGCTCGCCGCGCCATCGGCCTGCTGCGCGACGACGACCTGCCCGGGCCGGACCGGCTGGCCGCGCTGGCGGAGGAGTTCACCCGCGACCACGCCGTGCCGTGCGACTTCACGGTCTCCGGGGAGCCGCACCCGCTCGGATCGCAGGCGCGGCTGGCCCTGTACCGGGTGGCGCAGGAGGCTCTGACCAACGTCCGCAGGCACGCAACGCCCACGCGGGTGTCGATGCGCCTCTCCTACGAACCGGCGGCCACCCGCCTGACCGTCGAGGACTTCGCCGACCACCCGCCCGCGGCTCCCGGCGGGACGGACGGGTACGGCCTGACCGGGATGCGCGAACGGGCCGAGCTGCTCGGCGGCACCCTCGTCGCGGGCTCGACCGGCCGGGGCTTCCGCGTCGAACTGGCGGTGCCGGCGTGA
- the pdxY gene encoding pyridoxal kinase PdxY, protein MKVLSIQSAVAHGHVGNSAAVFPLQRIGVEVIPVYTVNFSNHTGYGAWRGPLIPPPDVAEVLLGVEERGVFPQIDAVLSGYQGGVGIGDVIVDAVRRVKAANPSALYACDPVMGNAKSGCFVAPEIPDLLRDRVVPVADIITPNQFELGYLTGTEPADLESTLASADLARAAGPSTVLVTSVERPNRDAGTIEMLVVDPAGAWLVSTPHLPFKANGSGDVTAALFTAHYVATRDAAVALERTASSVFDLIETTYRSGERELRLVQAQEFYASPRMQFKAEQVR, encoded by the coding sequence ATGAAGGTTCTGTCGATCCAGTCGGCGGTCGCCCACGGCCACGTCGGCAATTCCGCGGCCGTCTTCCCGCTGCAGCGCATCGGCGTCGAGGTCATCCCGGTCTACACGGTGAACTTCTCCAACCACACCGGGTACGGCGCCTGGCGCGGGCCGCTGATCCCGCCGCCGGACGTGGCCGAGGTGCTGCTCGGTGTGGAGGAGCGGGGAGTGTTCCCGCAGATCGACGCCGTGCTCTCCGGCTACCAGGGCGGGGTGGGCATCGGTGACGTCATCGTCGACGCCGTCCGCCGGGTGAAGGCCGCCAACCCGTCGGCGCTGTACGCGTGCGACCCGGTCATGGGCAACGCCAAGTCCGGATGCTTCGTCGCGCCGGAGATCCCCGACCTGCTCCGCGACCGGGTCGTGCCGGTGGCCGACATCATCACGCCCAACCAGTTCGAGCTGGGGTACCTCACGGGCACCGAGCCGGCGGACCTCGAGTCGACCCTCGCCTCCGCCGACCTCGCCCGGGCCGCGGGACCGTCGACCGTGCTGGTCACGAGCGTGGAGCGGCCCAACCGCGACGCGGGCACGATCGAGATGCTCGTCGTGGACCCCGCAGGCGCGTGGCTGGTGAGCACCCCGCACCTGCCGTTCAAGGCGAACGGGTCGGGCGACGTCACGGCCGCGCTGTTCACCGCCCATTACGTCGCGACCCGGGACGCGGCGGTGGCGCTGGAGCGTACGGCCTCGAGCGTCTTCGACCTGATCGAGACGACGTACCGCTCCGGTGAGCGGGAGCTGCGGCTGGTGCAGGCGCAGGAGTTCTACGCCTCGCCGCGGATGCAGTTCAAGGCCGAACAGGTGCGCTGA
- a CDS encoding family 43 glycosylhydrolase, translated as MRLFRGRRGPLRPAAAATAVLALVAGLLTATAAPSAAVASGPVIDQNFADPDVMKVGRTYYAYATNSDGRNIKWATSTDLVSWTVQASDALPALGAWADPAWSFPPGGSGDHGVWAPEVFATGPRSFVMWYTAHDRASGKQCIGAATATAPGGPFVPRDTSLVCTPETGGVIDASSYAENGRRYMLWKNDGNCCAQDTWLHLQQVTADGLRRTGAETELIKQNKPFEGTLVEAPTLWKHGGTYVLFYSANFFGNGSYVSSYATSTRLRGPYTKAAAPLMTTDAFAGTVRGPGGQDIVAGPDGDRIVFHGWDPTFTYRAMYTQRLDWQGGRPIVEGAKVRYEAEDAAFTRANARYAAGGASNGVVVGGIDFDDSRVTFTVYVPRAGAYRLYTRYANGSDAGAASHTLTVNGAAAGTVDYPFTGWDNWQVSERTVTLVAGTNTISYGKGANFAELDAIDVA; from the coding sequence ATGAGACTGTTCCGTGGCCGGCGCGGCCCCCTGCGTCCGGCGGCCGCCGCCACCGCCGTCCTCGCCCTGGTCGCCGGCCTGCTCACCGCCACGGCAGCGCCGTCGGCCGCCGTCGCCTCCGGGCCGGTCATCGACCAGAACTTCGCCGACCCGGACGTCATGAAGGTGGGCCGCACCTACTACGCGTACGCCACCAACAGCGACGGGCGGAACATCAAGTGGGCCACCTCCACCGACCTCGTCAGCTGGACCGTGCAGGCGAGCGACGCGCTCCCGGCCCTGGGAGCGTGGGCTGACCCGGCCTGGTCGTTCCCGCCCGGCGGGTCCGGTGACCACGGGGTCTGGGCGCCCGAGGTGTTCGCCACCGGGCCCCGCAGCTTCGTCATGTGGTACACGGCGCACGACCGCGCCTCCGGCAAGCAGTGCATCGGCGCCGCCACCGCCACCGCGCCCGGTGGCCCGTTCGTCCCCCGCGACACGTCGCTGGTCTGCACCCCGGAGACCGGTGGCGTGATCGACGCGTCCTCGTACGCCGAGAACGGGCGCCGCTACATGCTGTGGAAGAACGACGGCAACTGCTGTGCCCAGGACACCTGGCTGCACCTGCAGCAGGTCACTGCCGACGGGCTGCGCCGCACCGGCGCCGAAACCGAACTGATCAAGCAGAACAAGCCGTTCGAGGGCACGCTCGTCGAGGCGCCGACGTTGTGGAAGCACGGCGGCACGTACGTGCTGTTCTACTCCGCCAACTTCTTCGGGAACGGCAGCTACGTGAGCAGCTACGCCACGTCGACGCGGCTGCGCGGGCCGTACACCAAGGCGGCCGCGCCGCTGATGACCACCGACGCCTTCGCCGGCACCGTCCGCGGACCCGGCGGCCAGGACATCGTGGCCGGCCCGGACGGCGACCGGATCGTCTTCCACGGCTGGGACCCGACCTTCACCTACCGGGCGATGTACACCCAGCGGCTCGACTGGCAGGGCGGCCGCCCCATCGTCGAGGGCGCCAAGGTCCGGTACGAGGCCGAGGACGCCGCCTTCACCCGCGCCAACGCCCGGTACGCCGCCGGCGGCGCGAGCAACGGCGTCGTGGTGGGCGGTATCGACTTCGACGACAGCCGGGTGACCTTCACCGTCTACGTGCCCCGGGCCGGCGCCTACCGGCTCTACACGCGCTACGCCAACGGGTCCGACGCGGGCGCCGCCAGCCACACCCTGACCGTCAACGGCGCCGCCGCCGGCACCGTGGACTACCCGTTCACCGGCTGGGACAACTGGCAGGTCAGCGAGCGTACGGTGACCCTCGTGGCGGGGACCAACACCATCTCGTACGGCAAGGGCGCGAACTTCGCGGAGCTCGACGCGATCGACGTCGCCTGA
- a CDS encoding response regulator — MIRVLIADDQRVIREGLGMVLGLMAGVEVVGAAADGTEAVTLALAVRPDVVLMDLRMPRCDGVEATRRLRAEAPEVKVVVLTTYSDDRSVLDALRAGARGYLTKDAGGEQIHEALRQVLDDHAVIDPAVQRHLIDAIAGEPAQRPEFPDGLTPREAEVLSLMAGGLSNGEIAGRLTVSEATVKSHVNHLFAKIGARDRAQAVAYAYRHGLGG; from the coding sequence GTGATCCGGGTGCTGATCGCCGACGACCAGCGGGTGATCCGCGAGGGGCTGGGCATGGTGCTGGGCCTGATGGCGGGCGTCGAGGTGGTCGGTGCGGCCGCCGACGGGACCGAGGCGGTCACCCTGGCCCTGGCCGTACGCCCCGACGTGGTGCTGATGGACCTGCGGATGCCGCGGTGCGACGGGGTCGAGGCCACGCGGCGGCTGCGCGCCGAGGCTCCCGAGGTCAAGGTGGTGGTGCTGACCACGTACTCCGACGACCGGTCGGTGCTCGACGCGTTGCGGGCCGGCGCCCGCGGCTATCTCACCAAGGACGCCGGCGGCGAGCAGATCCACGAGGCGCTGCGGCAGGTCCTCGACGACCACGCCGTCATCGACCCGGCCGTCCAGCGGCACCTCATCGACGCGATCGCCGGCGAACCGGCGCAGCGGCCGGAGTTCCCGGACGGCCTCACCCCGCGCGAGGCCGAGGTGCTGTCGCTGATGGCCGGCGGGTTGTCCAACGGCGAGATCGCCGGCCGCCTGACGGTCAGCGAGGCGACGGTGAAGAGCCACGTCAACCACCTGTTCGCGAAGATCGGCGCCCGTGACCGCGCGCAGGCCGTCGCCTACGCCTACCGGCACGGCCTCGGCGGGTGA
- a CDS encoding ricin-type beta-trefoil lectin domain protein gives MTPIPRRRGRGLLGALALVVVAALGVTAFDQAASAAAVTGATIAGPGGKCVDVSGDDTGVNGTAVQLWDCQTNAADQHWTWNGTALTTIGRCLDVANGGTANGTLLQLWECNNTGAQQWVQQTNGSLKNPQSGRCVDAPAGATANGTRLQIYDCNGTGAQTFRVGTVTTPPTGTCPTYSDTPDLGPNVHIYDHSMSDAAIQSSLDSVFNAQKDTASAQFATRRDALVFKPSTTPYNVGANIGFNTSILGLGQNPDDVRINGAVTVDAFNASDAGNATQNFWRSAENMSVNTNGGTNRWAVAQAAPYRRMHVIGGLNLFPASYGWASGGYISDSKVDGNVESASQQQWYTKDSTLGSWSGSNWNMVFSGTNGAPATNFNTAAAGPRFTTLGTTPVSRDVPYLYLDSAGKYRVFLPSLRTNASGPSWAGGSTPGSSVPMSTFYVAKPGDSAATINTALANGCNVFFTPGIYHVNQTLHVTKANTVVLGIGYPTIIPDNGVNAMDVADVDGVRLKGLLFDAGTTNSDTLLKVGLAKSGVSHAANPATVQDVFFRIGGMVAGKATNSLVVNTNNTIIDHTWAWRADHGNGIGWTTNTADNGLTVNGDNVLATGLFVEHYQKNEVVWNGANGKIIFFQNEMPYDPPNQAAWMNGSQNGYPAIKVASGVTTFEAWGLGSYCFFNVNNSVSSARAFEVPAVAGVKFHDMAVVSLGGVGTISHIINDTGAAANPSNNNSYLVNFP, from the coding sequence ATGACACCCATCCCCAGACGGCGCGGCCGCGGGTTGCTCGGAGCACTGGCACTGGTGGTGGTCGCCGCGCTCGGCGTGACGGCCTTCGACCAGGCCGCCTCGGCGGCCGCCGTCACCGGCGCCACCATCGCCGGGCCCGGCGGCAAGTGCGTCGACGTGAGCGGCGACGACACCGGCGTCAACGGAACGGCGGTCCAGCTCTGGGACTGCCAGACCAACGCCGCGGACCAGCACTGGACCTGGAACGGCACCGCGCTGACCACGATCGGCCGCTGCCTGGACGTGGCCAACGGCGGGACGGCGAACGGTACGCTGCTCCAGCTCTGGGAGTGCAACAACACCGGCGCCCAGCAGTGGGTGCAGCAGACCAACGGCTCGCTCAAGAACCCGCAGTCCGGCCGCTGCGTGGACGCGCCCGCCGGGGCCACCGCCAACGGCACGCGGCTGCAGATCTACGACTGCAACGGCACCGGCGCCCAGACGTTCCGGGTCGGGACCGTGACGACCCCGCCCACCGGCACCTGCCCGACCTACTCCGACACCCCGGACCTCGGCCCGAACGTGCACATCTACGACCACTCGATGTCCGACGCGGCCATCCAGTCGTCGCTGGACAGCGTGTTCAACGCGCAGAAGGACACGGCCTCGGCCCAGTTCGCCACCCGGCGCGACGCCCTGGTCTTCAAGCCGAGCACCACGCCGTACAACGTCGGCGCGAACATCGGCTTCAACACCTCGATCCTCGGCCTCGGCCAGAACCCCGACGACGTCCGCATCAACGGCGCCGTGACGGTCGACGCGTTCAACGCGAGCGACGCCGGCAACGCGACGCAGAACTTCTGGCGCTCCGCCGAGAACATGTCGGTCAACACGAACGGCGGCACCAACCGCTGGGCCGTCGCCCAGGCCGCGCCGTACCGCCGCATGCACGTGATCGGCGGGCTCAACCTGTTCCCGGCGAGCTACGGCTGGGCCAGCGGCGGTTACATCTCCGACAGCAAGGTCGACGGCAACGTCGAGTCGGCGTCCCAGCAGCAGTGGTACACCAAGGACAGCACCCTCGGCAGCTGGAGCGGCTCCAACTGGAACATGGTGTTCTCGGGCACCAACGGCGCCCCCGCGACCAACTTCAACACCGCGGCGGCCGGCCCCCGCTTCACGACGCTGGGCACCACGCCGGTGTCGCGCGACGTGCCGTACCTGTACCTCGACTCGGCCGGTAAGTACCGGGTGTTCCTGCCCTCGCTGCGTACCAACGCCTCCGGGCCGAGCTGGGCCGGCGGCAGCACCCCCGGCAGCTCGGTGCCGATGAGCACCTTCTACGTCGCGAAGCCGGGCGACTCCGCGGCGACGATCAACACCGCGCTCGCCAACGGGTGCAACGTCTTCTTCACCCCGGGCATCTACCACGTCAACCAGACGCTGCACGTGACGAAGGCGAACACGGTCGTCCTCGGCATCGGCTACCCGACGATCATCCCGGACAACGGCGTCAACGCGATGGACGTGGCCGACGTCGACGGCGTACGCCTCAAGGGCCTGCTCTTCGACGCCGGCACCACGAACAGCGACACGCTGCTCAAGGTCGGTCTCGCCAAGTCGGGCGTGTCGCACGCGGCGAATCCGGCCACGGTGCAGGACGTGTTCTTCCGGATCGGCGGCATGGTGGCCGGCAAGGCCACCAACAGCCTGGTGGTCAACACCAACAACACGATCATCGACCACACCTGGGCCTGGCGCGCCGACCACGGCAACGGGATCGGCTGGACCACCAACACCGCCGACAACGGCCTGACCGTCAACGGTGACAACGTGCTGGCCACCGGCCTGTTCGTCGAGCACTACCAGAAGAACGAGGTCGTCTGGAACGGCGCCAACGGCAAGATCATCTTCTTCCAGAACGAGATGCCGTACGACCCGCCGAACCAGGCCGCCTGGATGAACGGCTCGCAGAACGGCTACCCGGCGATCAAGGTGGCGTCCGGGGTCACCACATTCGAGGCGTGGGGGCTCGGCAGCTACTGCTTCTTCAACGTCAACAACTCGGTGTCCTCGGCCCGCGCGTTCGAGGTGCCCGCGGTCGCCGGCGTGAAGTTCCACGACATGGCGGTCGTCTCCCTCGGTGGCGTCGGCACCATCTCGCACATCATCAACGACACCGGAGCGGCGGCGAACCCGTCCAACAACAACTCGTACCTGGTCAACTTCCCGTGA
- a CDS encoding PPOX class F420-dependent oxidoreductase — protein MKPPQSHADLLDEPTFAHLATVRPDGSPQSSVMWFAWDGDRIRMTHTKTRQKFRNLANEPRVALSIADPRDPYRFLEIRGVLEDVTDDDEQASFYRSLQERYGMVYPIPDADVRVIMTIRPEKFVAVKNGTVVATEG, from the coding sequence GTGAAGCCACCGCAGAGTCATGCCGATCTTCTGGACGAGCCGACGTTCGCGCACCTGGCCACGGTCCGGCCGGACGGGTCGCCGCAATCGAGCGTCATGTGGTTCGCCTGGGACGGCGACCGTATCCGCATGACGCACACCAAGACCCGGCAGAAGTTCCGCAACCTGGCGAACGAGCCCCGGGTCGCGCTGTCCATCGCCGACCCGCGGGACCCGTACCGCTTCCTGGAGATCCGGGGCGTGCTCGAGGACGTCACCGACGACGACGAGCAAGCCTCGTTCTACCGCTCGCTGCAGGAGCGCTACGGGATGGTCTACCCCATCCCCGACGCCGACGTTCGGGTCATCATGACGATCCGCCCGGAGAAGTTCGTCGCCGTCAAGAACGGCACGGTCGTCGCCACCGAGGGCTGA
- a CDS encoding PQQ-like beta-propeller repeat protein: protein MFSASIARYALPRRRHLGAVLAGVLAVTAAPTASMAATPLVSAKPAPSVTFDGLVYATAYAGSTVYVAGSFRNAVVDGRSVPRKRLAALNARTGELLPWAPATNGTVFGLTAFDKSLYITGKFTTVGDQARGGLASVDLRTGAVGALRHTVTGEGHALAAGGGRLFLGGSISAVDAKTRRNLAAFDLTTGALDTAFAGGADGQVRALTVAGSRLYAGGGFKSLNGAAGSVRLAALRLADGQVDTSFRPVTPYTVMAITVASDKVYAGLAGPGGRVAAYRPDGQLVWSTVTDGDVQAITHLGSAVYAGGHFTVACTVPSRTATSWCPTTLRSQPKLMALDAGTGSLLPWNPKSNGRWGVLGMDVHPALGRIAVGGEFTAFGGVSRPHFAQFTTPCSYGCAVR, encoded by the coding sequence ATGTTTTCAGCCTCGATTGCGCGCTATGCCCTGCCGCGGCGGCGCCACCTCGGTGCGGTGCTCGCCGGCGTGCTCGCCGTGACGGCCGCGCCCACGGCCTCCATGGCCGCCACCCCGCTGGTGTCCGCCAAGCCGGCGCCCTCGGTGACCTTCGACGGGCTCGTGTACGCCACCGCGTACGCCGGTTCCACCGTGTACGTGGCCGGCAGCTTCCGGAACGCCGTCGTCGACGGGCGGTCGGTGCCCCGCAAGCGGCTGGCCGCCCTCAACGCCCGTACCGGCGAGCTGCTGCCCTGGGCGCCGGCGACCAACGGCACCGTCTTCGGGCTCACCGCGTTCGACAAGTCGCTCTACATCACCGGCAAGTTCACCACGGTCGGTGACCAGGCTCGCGGCGGCCTGGCCAGTGTCGACCTGCGCACCGGCGCGGTCGGCGCCCTGCGGCACACGGTCACGGGTGAGGGCCACGCGCTGGCCGCGGGCGGCGGACGGCTGTTCCTCGGCGGGTCGATCAGCGCCGTCGACGCGAAGACGCGACGCAACCTCGCGGCCTTCGACCTGACCACCGGCGCGCTGGACACCGCGTTCGCCGGGGGCGCCGACGGCCAGGTGAGAGCGCTGACCGTGGCCGGTTCCCGGCTGTACGCCGGCGGTGGCTTCAAGAGCCTCAACGGCGCGGCGGGCAGCGTACGGCTCGCCGCCCTCCGGCTCGCAGACGGGCAGGTCGACACGTCGTTCCGGCCGGTCACGCCGTACACCGTCATGGCGATCACCGTCGCGTCCGACAAGGTGTACGCGGGACTCGCCGGGCCCGGTGGGCGGGTGGCCGCGTACCGGCCGGACGGGCAGCTGGTCTGGAGCACGGTCACGGACGGCGACGTGCAGGCGATCACCCACCTGGGCTCCGCGGTGTACGCCGGCGGCCACTTCACCGTCGCCTGCACCGTACCGTCGCGCACCGCGACCTCGTGGTGCCCGACCACCCTGCGCAGCCAGCCGAAGCTGATGGCCCTCGACGCGGGCACCGGCTCGCTGCTGCCCTGGAACCCGAAGAGCAACGGCAGGTGGGGGGTCCTCGGCATGGACGTCCACCCGGCCCTCGGCAGGATCGCGGTGGGCGGCGAGTTCACGGCGTTCGGCGGCGTCAGCCGTCCCCACTTCGCCCAGTTCACCACGCCCTGCTCGTACGGATGCGCCGTCCGCTGA
- a CDS encoding cysteine desulfurase-like protein, with product MSDSTHRTTAGAELDVARIRAHFPALAQGAAHFDGPGGSQTPDVVADAIRDTLLSPLANRGTTTAAERNAERAVTQCRAALADLLRTTADSVIVGRSMTALTFDMSRMLAAQWSPGDEIVVSRLDHDANVRPWVIAAERAGVTVRWMDFDVRTGELTVDALHRQLSGRTRLVAVTAASNLIGTMPDIPAFADAAHDAGARLYVDGVHYTAHTLVDVGALKADFFACSPYKFLGPHCGVVTGRPELLEELRPDKLLPSPDRVPERFELGTLPYELMAGTTAAVTFLAGLAGADGSRRQRLEAGMALVERHEDRLRARIEDGLSRLPGVTVHSRARRRTPTLLVTFDGVEPAAVSTFLAGRGVNAPAGSFYAHETAEQLGLGKPGGLRIGLAPYNDDADVDRLLTALDDYFTG from the coding sequence ATGAGCGACAGCACGCACCGCACGACGGCAGGAGCCGAGTTGGACGTCGCGCGGATCCGAGCCCACTTCCCGGCGCTCGCGCAGGGTGCCGCCCACTTCGACGGGCCCGGCGGCTCCCAGACGCCCGACGTCGTCGCGGACGCCATCCGGGACACGCTGCTCAGCCCGCTGGCCAACCGGGGGACCACCACCGCCGCCGAGCGCAACGCCGAGCGGGCCGTCACGCAGTGCCGCGCCGCGCTCGCCGACCTGCTCCGCACCACCGCGGACAGCGTGATCGTCGGGCGCAGCATGACGGCGCTGACCTTCGACATGTCCCGGATGCTCGCCGCGCAGTGGTCGCCGGGTGACGAGATCGTGGTGTCCCGGCTGGACCACGACGCGAACGTCCGGCCCTGGGTGATCGCCGCCGAGCGCGCGGGGGTGACGGTCCGCTGGATGGACTTCGACGTCCGCACCGGCGAGCTGACGGTCGACGCGCTGCACCGGCAGCTCAGCGGGCGCACCAGGCTGGTCGCCGTCACGGCCGCCTCCAACCTCATCGGCACCATGCCCGACATCCCGGCGTTCGCCGACGCGGCCCACGACGCCGGCGCCCGGCTGTACGTCGACGGCGTGCACTACACGGCCCACACCCTGGTGGACGTCGGAGCGCTGAAGGCCGACTTCTTCGCGTGCTCGCCGTACAAGTTCCTCGGGCCGCACTGCGGGGTGGTCACCGGCCGGCCGGAGCTCCTCGAGGAGTTGCGCCCGGACAAGCTGCTGCCGTCGCCGGACCGGGTCCCGGAGCGCTTCGAGCTCGGCACGCTGCCGTACGAGCTCATGGCCGGAACGACCGCCGCCGTCACCTTCCTCGCCGGCCTGGCGGGTGCGGACGGCTCCCGCCGGCAGCGGCTCGAAGCCGGCATGGCGCTGGTCGAACGCCACGAGGACCGCCTGCGCGCCCGGATCGAGGACGGCCTGTCGCGCCTGCCCGGCGTCACCGTCCACTCCCGCGCGCGCCGGCGCACCCCGACGCTGCTGGTCACCTTCGACGGCGTCGAGCCGGCCGCCGTCAGCACGTTCCTGGCCGGCCGCGGCGTCAACGCCCCGGCCGGATCGTTCTACGCCCACGAGACCGCCGAGCAGCTCGGCCTGGGCAAGCCGGGCGGCCTGCGCATCGGCCTCGCCCCGTACAACGACGACGCCGACGTCGACCGGCTGCTCACCGCGCTCGACGACTACTTCACCGGGTAG
- a CDS encoding AfsR/SARP family transcriptional regulator: MEILVLGPLTVRHGGRDVVVPAAKARAVLACLVVQSGRLVSPEALGAEVWPGGPPATATNTLQTYVSQLRRLLEPERRSGDKPRVLRSVPGGYLLALAPDQLDSRRFEEAVRRARTALEAHEYDKAADLLHAALGWWRGPAYGNVPGDEVAREAARLEECRLAATELRIEADLALGRHAEVVGELERLVAANPWREEPVAQLMLALYRSHRQADALGVYRAARARLVDELGVEPGPALHRLEQRILRQDPGLELGGAPPAVPSPPVVQPKTVAQAAGRRPWGRIAAVAVPVLAVAAVAAVGVGRGTTPQAAPAGGVFSQFEVAVRPGIGYDLDIPAGMPSDWHATNNPRSPDYDHLDLYRTSAAAPHDQISGVDLTNTNAFNAVHAVNRGDPPDVCRGLPRQGGGNVRLAGLSAGAEVCVRTHAGRWALLTVLRMPDSRQAVLPLHVTVLND; encoded by the coding sequence GTGGAGATCCTCGTACTGGGACCCCTGACCGTCCGGCACGGTGGACGCGACGTCGTCGTTCCCGCCGCGAAGGCCCGCGCCGTGCTGGCGTGCCTGGTGGTGCAGTCCGGCCGGCTCGTCTCGCCGGAGGCTCTCGGCGCCGAGGTCTGGCCCGGCGGTCCGCCGGCGACCGCCACGAACACCCTGCAGACGTACGTGTCCCAGCTGCGCCGGCTGCTGGAACCCGAGCGCAGGTCAGGGGACAAGCCGCGGGTGCTGCGCTCGGTGCCCGGCGGGTACCTGCTCGCCCTGGCACCGGACCAGCTGGACAGCCGCCGGTTCGAGGAGGCGGTGCGCCGGGCCCGGACGGCGCTGGAGGCGCACGAGTACGACAAGGCCGCGGACCTGCTGCACGCGGCGCTGGGCTGGTGGCGGGGGCCGGCGTACGGCAACGTGCCCGGCGACGAGGTGGCGCGGGAGGCGGCGCGGCTGGAGGAGTGCCGGCTGGCGGCCACCGAGCTGCGGATCGAGGCGGATCTGGCGCTCGGCCGGCACGCGGAGGTGGTGGGGGAGCTCGAGCGGCTGGTGGCGGCGAACCCGTGGCGGGAGGAGCCGGTGGCGCAGCTGATGCTGGCCCTGTACCGCTCGCACCGGCAGGCCGACGCGCTCGGCGTGTACCGCGCGGCCCGAGCCCGGCTGGTCGACGAGTTGGGTGTCGAGCCCGGGCCGGCGCTGCACCGGCTGGAGCAGCGCATCCTGCGCCAGGATCCCGGGCTCGAGCTCGGTGGCGCGCCGCCCGCGGTGCCGTCGCCCCCGGTGGTCCAGCCGAAGACGGTGGCACAGGCAGCGGGTCGCCGTCCGTGGGGGCGGATTGCTGCTGTGGCCGTACCTGTATTGGCGGTTGCGGCCGTCGCCGCTGTCGGCGTGGGTCGCGGCACGACGCCTCAGGCGGCGCCGGCGGGCGGGGTGTTCTCGCAGTTCGAGGTGGCCGTGCGGCCCGGCATCGGCTACGACCTCGACATCCCGGCCGGGATGCCCAGCGACTGGCATGCCACCAACAACCCGCGCTCGCCGGATTACGATCACCTGGATCTGTACCGCACCAGCGCGGCGGCGCCGCACGATCAGATCTCCGGCGTCGACCTGACCAACACCAACGCGTTCAACGCCGTGCACGCGGTCAACCGCGGCGATCCGCCGGACGTCTGCCGGGGGCTGCCCCGGCAGGGCGGTGGCAACGTCCGGCTGGCCGGGCTGTCCGCCGGCGCCGAGGTGTGCGTGCGCACGCACGCCGGCCGCTGGGCGTTGCTCACCGTGCTGCGGATGCCCGACAGCCGGCAGGCGGTCCTGCCGTTGCACGTCACCGTGCTCAACGACTGA